One genomic segment of Hordeum vulgare subsp. vulgare chromosome 2H, MorexV3_pseudomolecules_assembly, whole genome shotgun sequence includes these proteins:
- the LOC123426397 gene encoding sulfoquinovosyl transferase SQD2-like, translated as MARAAPILAVSKPSPLPLIAPSSRQRAGSLRLHRRHLLLPFSPSSSCSTSTSASSSSSSSPVLLRDDELDHQEEPPPASEADSRPRRIALFVEPSPFAYVSGYKNRFQNFIKYLREMGDEVIVITTHEGVPDEFHGAKLIGSWSFPCPWYQKVPLSLALSPRIIGEVARFKPDIIHASSPGIMVFGALIIAKLLCVPLVMSYHTHVPIYIPRYTFSWLVKPMWLVIKFLHRAADLTLVPSAAIGRDLKAARVTAANKIRLWNKGVDSESFHPRFRNQEMRSMLTNGEPEKPLIIYVGRLGVEKSLDFHKRVMDRLPGARIAFIGDGPFRPELEEMFSGMPAVFTGTLQGEELSQAYASGDVFVMPSESETLGFVVLEAMSSGVPVVAARAGGIPDIIPEDQEGKTSFLYTPGDVDDCVGKVERLLSCEELRETMGKAARKEMEKFGWKAATRKIRNEQYSAAIWFWRKKRSQLLRPLQWVFRRLFRSAPVPAAAITNQS; from the exons ATGGCGAGGGCGGCGCCCATCCTCGCCGTGTCCAAGCCGTCTCCTCTCCCTCTAATCGCTCCGTCGTCACGCCAACGGGCTGGCTCCCTTCGCCTGcatcgccgccacctcctcctcccattctcgccgtcgtcgtcatgcagcaccagcaccagtgcctcttcctcctcctcctcgtcgccggtctTGCTGCGGGACGACGAGCTGGACCACCAGGAGGAGCCCCCGCCCGCTTCGGAAGCCGACTCGCGGCCCCGCCGCATCGCGCTCTTCGTTGAGCCCTCCCCCTTCGCCTACGTCTCCGGCTACAAGAACCGCTTCCAGAACTTCATCAAGTACCTCCGCGAGATGGGCGACgaggtcatcgtcatcaccacccACGAGGGCGTCCCCGACGAGTTCCACGGCGCCAAGCTCATCGGATCCTGGAGCTTCCCTTGCCCCTGGTATCAGAAGGTCCCGCTCTCGCTTGCCCTCAGCCCCAGAATCATTGGAGAAGTCGCTAGGTTCAAGCCCGACATTATCCACGCCTCTTCCCCTGGAATCATG GTATTCGGCGCCCTAATCATCGCAAAATTGCTATGCGTCCCTCTAGTAATGTCCTACCACACCCATGTTCCAAT TTATATTCCCAGGTATACATTCAGCTGGCTTGTCAAGCCCATGTGGCTAGTTATAA AATTCTTGCACCGAGCTGCGGATCTCACACTGGTACCATCAGCCGCTATTGGCAGGGACCTTAAAGCAGCCCGTGTTACAGCAG CCAATAAGATACGCCTTTGGAACAAGGGCGTGGATTCAGAAAGCTTCCATCCTCGTTTCCGTAATCAGGAAATGCGGTCAATGCTAAC GAACGGTGAACCAGAGAAGCCACTGATAATCTATGTTGGACGCTTAGGAGTTGAGAAAAGCTTGGATTTTCATAAGAG AGTCATGGACCGACTTCCAGGAGCAAGAATTGCATTCATTGGAGATGGCCCATTCAG GCCTGAACTTGAAGAGATGTTTTCAGGAATGCCTGCAGTGTTCACAGGGacattgcaaggggaagaactgtCACAGGCCTATGCCAGTGGGGATGTGTTTGTGATGCCTTCTGAATCAGAGACGCTGGGTTTTGTTGTGTTGGAGGCAATGTCATCGGGAGTTCCGGTGGTCGCTGCTCGAGCTGGAGGCATACCTGACATTATTCCTGAGGACCAGGAAGGAAAGACCAGCTTTCTGTACACACCGGGTGATGTCGATGACTGTGTTGGGAAGGTTGAACGCCTGCTCTCCTGTGAAGAGTTGAGAGAGACAATGGGGAAGGCCGCCAGGAAGGAGATGGAGAAATTTGGCTGGAAGGCGGCGACGAGGAAAATTCGGAACGAGCAGTACAGCGCCGCGATTTGGTTCTGGCGCAAGAAGAGATCGCAGCTGCTGAGACCACTCCAGTGGGTGTTCCGGAGGCTCTTCAGGTCTGCTCCTGTTCCCGCCGCCGCCATAACAAATCAGTCATAG